One Deefgea tanakiae genomic region harbors:
- the ubiG gene encoding bifunctional 2-polyprenyl-6-hydroxyphenol methylase/3-demethylubiquinol 3-O-methyltransferase UbiG: MNDTHVNVDQTEIEKFSALAHKWWDKTSEFKPLHEINPLRVDFIEQYAGINGLKFLDVGCGGGILAEGLAERGATVTGIDLAEKSLKVAKLHLFESGLAVDYQKIPVEELAEQQPETYDVVTCMEMLEHVPSPASIVAACARLVKPGGWVFFSTLNRNPKSYLLAVVGAEYVLNMLPRGTHDYAKFIKPSELARMTRSAGLDTVALTGMTYNPITDIYKLTDDTDVNYIVATRKTL, from the coding sequence GTGAACGATACCCACGTTAATGTAGATCAAACTGAAATCGAAAAATTTTCGGCTCTCGCACATAAATGGTGGGACAAAACCAGTGAGTTCAAACCGCTGCACGAAATCAACCCACTACGTGTTGACTTTATTGAGCAATACGCAGGCATCAATGGTCTCAAGTTTCTCGACGTGGGCTGCGGCGGCGGCATTTTAGCCGAAGGGCTTGCCGAGCGTGGCGCAACCGTGACCGGCATTGATTTAGCAGAAAAATCTCTCAAAGTCGCCAAACTACATTTGTTTGAATCTGGGCTCGCTGTTGATTACCAAAAAATTCCGGTCGAAGAACTCGCCGAACAACAACCAGAAACCTACGATGTTGTAACTTGCATGGAAATGCTTGAGCACGTCCCCTCACCCGCCAGCATTGTCGCCGCCTGCGCGCGCCTTGTGAAACCAGGTGGCTGGGTCTTTTTCTCGACACTCAATCGCAATCCGAAATCCTACCTATTGGCTGTAGTCGGCGCTGAATATGTATTAAATATGTTGCCGCGTGGCACGCATGACTACGCTAAATTTATCAAACCTTCCGAATTGGCACGCATGACACGCAGCGCAGGGCTAGATACCGTTGCACTCACCGGCATGACTTACAATCCAATCACCGATATTTATAAACTCACCGATGACACCGACGTGAACTACATCGTTGCCACACGGAAGACACTCTAA
- a CDS encoding DUF7931 domain-containing protein, whose product MATLFQTFQNPLTEPAQDVTPFDRKHSYQMAFQFTLQRAQRELILCEKDFSESALGSKACYDILWAFFTAPSSGQLKVLLHEADHLGAYCPRLLQLRDQFGHRIEIRQISETERGFDKGFVIADRQYFLQRHHYSSYRGEFGCDSRAVALLQHDFALLWEQASPPDGLQRLYI is encoded by the coding sequence ATGGCTACCTTATTCCAAACGTTCCAAAATCCGCTGACTGAGCCTGCACAAGACGTCACGCCATTTGATCGCAAACACAGCTATCAGATGGCATTTCAATTCACGTTGCAGCGAGCTCAACGTGAATTGATCCTCTGCGAAAAAGACTTTTCAGAAAGTGCCCTTGGCAGCAAAGCTTGCTACGATATTCTCTGGGCTTTTTTTACCGCCCCCTCGTCAGGGCAACTCAAAGTGTTATTGCATGAGGCTGACCACTTAGGTGCCTACTGCCCGCGTCTTTTACAGTTACGCGATCAGTTTGGGCATCGAATTGAAATTCGGCAAATTTCCGAAACGGAGCGCGGTTTTGACAAAGGCTTTGTCATTGCAGATCGACAATATTTCCTACAGCGCCACCACTACAGCAGTTATCGCGGAGAGTTTGGCTGCGATTCACGTGCAGTTGCTTTGTTGCAACATGACTTTGCCTTACTTTGGGAACAAGCCAGCCCCCCAGATGGCTTGCAACGCCTTTATATATAA